In a single window of the Limnochorda sp. L945t genome:
- the fliF gene encoding flagellar basal-body MS-ring/collar protein FliF — translation MGAALERLWQQLRTIWQGMGRTARLATAGGVVAAVILLAAMVWVAGRPRYQPVFTGLGTEDLRAVTVALQERHLDFRVDEAQGAVYVPEPQVHQVRLDLAMQGLPKNSVVGFEILKETNLGLTDFERRLRYYWALQGELTRTIRAVQGVQDARVHIVIPERSLFIAEQQPATASVLLTLMPGVTLSRDQVRGIVHLVANSVEGLTPEHVTVVDQKGTVLSDALDAAGSGSAARTAIAEQLQLKRTYERELERSLQATLEQIWGPGHVLVRVTADLSFDQQEEKHEIFSPVVNGRSGIIRSEQRTEESAVGQTGAPPAGIPGVTSNIPGYVEPAGGGGPSQMQRLESVTNYEINRVERHIVMAPGRIQRLSAAVFIDGPTMDALQRQRTEQLVSAALGLQPQRGDQVTVESMVFGAAQAPSALQGQLLATQARPGVQGVAWWLAALALAVGVAYWVNRRMRAARQRVQVTMPPVVPETAEPSPEEQERRRMRQEIEQLAREKPEEFVQLLRSWLVEES, via the coding sequence ATGGGAGCGGCCCTAGAGCGGCTGTGGCAGCAGCTGCGAACGATATGGCAGGGCATGGGGCGTACGGCCAGGCTGGCGACGGCCGGTGGTGTCGTCGCCGCGGTCATCCTGCTGGCGGCGATGGTCTGGGTCGCCGGGCGGCCCCGTTACCAGCCGGTCTTCACCGGGCTGGGCACCGAGGACCTGCGGGCCGTCACGGTGGCGCTCCAGGAGCGCCACCTCGACTTCCGCGTGGACGAGGCGCAGGGCGCCGTCTACGTTCCCGAACCGCAGGTGCACCAGGTGCGCCTGGACCTGGCCATGCAGGGACTGCCCAAGAACAGCGTCGTGGGCTTCGAGATCCTCAAGGAGACCAATCTGGGGCTGACCGACTTCGAACGCCGCCTCCGGTATTACTGGGCGCTGCAGGGCGAGCTCACCCGTACCATCCGTGCGGTGCAGGGCGTCCAGGATGCCCGGGTGCACATCGTCATCCCGGAGCGCAGCCTCTTCATCGCCGAGCAGCAGCCGGCCACGGCATCGGTGCTGCTGACGTTGATGCCGGGGGTGACGCTGAGCCGGGATCAGGTGCGGGGTATCGTCCACCTGGTGGCCAACAGCGTCGAAGGCCTGACTCCTGAGCACGTCACGGTCGTCGACCAAAAGGGGACCGTCCTCTCCGACGCCCTCGACGCCGCCGGCAGCGGGAGCGCCGCCCGCACCGCCATCGCCGAGCAGCTGCAGCTCAAGCGCACCTACGAGCGGGAGCTCGAACGCAGTCTGCAGGCCACCCTCGAGCAGATCTGGGGGCCGGGGCACGTGCTCGTGCGGGTGACGGCCGATCTCTCCTTCGACCAGCAGGAGGAGAAACACGAGATCTTCTCGCCGGTCGTCAACGGCCGCAGCGGCATCATCCGCAGCGAGCAGCGCACGGAGGAGAGCGCGGTCGGGCAAACCGGCGCCCCACCCGCGGGGATCCCCGGGGTGACGTCCAACATTCCCGGGTACGTGGAGCCGGCGGGCGGCGGCGGGCCGTCCCAGATGCAGCGCCTCGAGAGCGTCACCAATTACGAAATCAACCGGGTCGAGCGCCACATCGTCATGGCGCCCGGCCGAATCCAGCGGCTGTCGGCCGCTGTCTTCATCGACGGCCCCACCATGGACGCGCTCCAGCGCCAGCGGACCGAGCAGCTGGTCAGCGCGGCCCTGGGCTTGCAGCCCCAGCGCGGGGATCAGGTGACGGTCGAGAGCATGGTCTTCGGGGCAGCGCAGGCGCCGTCTGCGCTGCAAGGGCAGTTGCTGGCGACACAGGCCCGGCCGGGGGTGCAGGGAGTGGCCTGGTGGCTCGCCGCTCTGGCGCTCGCCGTCGGTGTGGCGTACTGGGTCAACCGGCGCATGCGGGCCGCCCGCCAGCGGGTCCAGGTGACCATGCCGCCGGTGGTGCCGGAGACGGCGGAGCCCTCTCCGGAAGAGCAAGAGCGGCGCAGGATGCGCCAGGAGATCGAGCAGCTCGCTCGGGAGAAGCCCGAGGAGTTCGTCCAGTTGTTGAGGTCCTGGCTGGTGGAGGAGTCCTGA
- the fliG gene encoding flagellar motor switch protein FliG, producing MAVARATRSPSTLSGKQRAAILLIALGPEISSHVFKHLREEEIEQLTFEIASVRRVLPEEQERVMFEFRQMMLAQQFITQGGIEYARELLEKALGPQRATEIIRRLTASLQVRPFDFARRADPQQLFSFIQHEHPQTIALIMAYLQPEQAAAILSSLPPERQVEVAKRLATLDRTAPEVLREIEGALERKLSSVVTQDFTAAGGVDAAVEVLNQVDRSTEKTILDALEEEDPELAEEIRKRMFVFEDIVLLDDRSIQQVLREVDSRDLALALRTASEDVRTRIFRNISKRAGEMLREEMEYMGPVRLRDVEEAQQRIVGVIRRLEESGDIVIARGGSEEVLV from the coding sequence ATGGCAGTGGCGCGTGCGACGCGAAGCCCGTCGACCTTGTCGGGCAAGCAAAGGGCGGCGATCTTGCTCATCGCCCTCGGTCCGGAGATCTCCTCCCACGTGTTCAAACACCTGCGGGAAGAAGAGATCGAACAGTTGACGTTCGAGATCGCCTCCGTCCGGCGGGTGCTGCCCGAAGAGCAAGAGCGGGTGATGTTCGAGTTCCGCCAGATGATGCTGGCGCAACAGTTCATCACCCAGGGCGGCATCGAATACGCCCGGGAGCTGCTCGAGAAGGCGTTGGGGCCGCAGCGGGCGACCGAGATCATCCGCAGGCTCACCGCGTCGCTGCAGGTACGGCCGTTCGATTTCGCCCGGCGAGCCGATCCGCAGCAGCTGTTCAGTTTCATCCAGCACGAGCACCCGCAGACGATTGCCCTCATCATGGCGTACCTGCAGCCCGAGCAGGCGGCGGCGATTCTCTCGTCGCTGCCGCCGGAGCGCCAGGTGGAAGTGGCCAAACGCCTGGCGACCCTGGATCGAACGGCTCCCGAGGTACTCCGGGAGATCGAGGGGGCTCTCGAACGCAAGCTCTCGTCCGTGGTCACCCAGGACTTCACGGCGGCCGGCGGCGTGGACGCGGCGGTGGAGGTGCTCAACCAGGTCGACCGCTCCACGGAGAAGACCATCCTCGACGCGCTGGAGGAAGAAGATCCGGAGCTGGCCGAGGAGATCCGCAAGCGGATGTTCGTCTTCGAAGACATCGTGCTGCTCGACGACCGGTCCATCCAGCAGGTCCTGCGGGAAGTGGACAGCCGCGACCTGGCGCTGGCGCTGCGGACGGCCAGCGAAGACGTGCGGACGCGCATATTCCGCAACATCTCCAAGCGGGCCGGCGAGATGCTGCGCGAGGAGATGGAGTACATGGGCCCGGTGCGGCTGCGCGACGTAGAGGAGGCCCAGCAGCGCATCGTGGGCGTCATCCGCCGGCTCGAGGAAAGCGGGGATATCGTCATTGCTCGAGGCGGAAGCGAAGAGGTCCTCGTCTGA
- a CDS encoding FliH/SctL family protein, translating to MDRARGAGLRHPNGHALPASGEHAVTAVVSPAFPGLAEPAGGAPTPGGSIRRLRAPSGRSWASYRERWLRRLAQARRQAERAREQAREEGFREGIAAGREQGRREGLEELQARLQATLQALGSAVEEAVRRRDEALRQADADVVKLALAVAERVIRREVSAGPQVTAAVLGSILQEMPQPAGRVVVRVHPDEHRLLTGMQLEIPGRPGALEVTWVADPAVSPGGCRVETEMGSIDAGLETRLSGVAAAVMDVMRRGR from the coding sequence TTGGACAGGGCGCGCGGAGCCGGCCTGCGCCATCCCAACGGCCACGCGCTGCCCGCCTCGGGCGAGCACGCCGTGACGGCGGTGGTGTCGCCGGCCTTCCCGGGCCTGGCGGAGCCGGCGGGTGGGGCGCCAACGCCAGGTGGAAGCATCCGGCGCCTGCGCGCGCCGTCGGGCCGGTCGTGGGCTTCGTACCGGGAGCGGTGGCTTCGTCGCCTGGCGCAAGCCCGCCGCCAGGCGGAGCGGGCGCGGGAGCAGGCCCGGGAGGAGGGCTTCCGCGAAGGGATCGCGGCGGGGCGCGAGCAGGGGCGGCGCGAGGGCCTCGAAGAGCTGCAGGCTCGTCTCCAGGCCACTTTGCAGGCGCTGGGCTCGGCCGTGGAGGAGGCGGTGCGCCGGCGCGACGAGGCGCTTCGCCAGGCCGACGCCGACGTGGTGAAGCTGGCCCTGGCCGTCGCCGAGCGGGTCATCCGCCGGGAGGTGAGCGCCGGGCCGCAGGTGACCGCGGCCGTCCTCGGCTCGATCCTGCAGGAGATGCCGCAGCCGGCCGGGCGGGTGGTCGTGCGAGTCCACCCCGACGAGCACCGCCTGCTCACCGGCATGCAGCTGGAGATTCCCGGGCGTCCGGGCGCGCTCGAGGTCACGTGGGTGGCCGACCCGGCGGTCTCGCCGGGAGGCTGCCGGGTGGAGACCGAGATGGGCAGCATCGACGCGGGGCTGGAGACCCGGTTGAGCGGGGTGGCCGCCGCGGTGATGGACGTGATGCGCCGTGGCCGTTGA
- a CDS encoding FliI/YscN family ATPase: protein MAVDLSTLVEAVQEASDVRLTGAVSRVVGLTIESTGPAVRVGDLVEVHRPPAEPLVAEVVGFRERSAILVPLGSAEGVAPGSLVVSRRRPLRVTVGKALLSRVLDGLGRPADGRGPVPAESSYPVDRPAPDPLRRPRISQALSVGVRAIDGLLTCAKGQRIGIFAGSGVGKSTLLGMMARGTSADVVVVALVGERGREVRDFIERDLEGAMDRAVVVAATSDQPAMVRVKAAFVATAIAEFFRDQGLDVLLMMDSLTRFSYAQREIGLAAGEPPATRGYPPSVFALLPRLLERAGTAERGSITGFYTVLVDGDDLNEPIADASRAILDGHVVLSRSIAERQHYPAIDVLASISRLMAEVAEPSHKEAAARVRRLLAAYRDVEDLVHIGAYVRGSNPVADRALDARPAIDRFLQQGVFERSSFRETVQALADLAAWYGVEP from the coding sequence GTGGCCGTTGACCTTTCGACCCTGGTCGAGGCGGTGCAGGAGGCGTCCGATGTGCGCCTCACCGGTGCGGTGAGCCGGGTGGTGGGGCTCACCATCGAGTCGACGGGGCCCGCGGTGCGCGTGGGCGACCTGGTCGAGGTGCACCGGCCGCCGGCCGAGCCCCTGGTGGCGGAAGTGGTCGGGTTTCGGGAGCGTTCGGCGATCCTGGTGCCCCTGGGCAGCGCGGAGGGGGTGGCGCCGGGCAGCCTGGTGGTCTCTCGCCGCCGCCCTCTTCGGGTGACGGTCGGCAAGGCCCTGCTCTCCCGGGTGCTCGACGGCCTCGGGCGACCGGCCGACGGGCGTGGTCCGGTGCCGGCCGAGTCTTCCTATCCCGTGGACAGGCCGGCCCCTGACCCCTTGCGCCGCCCGCGGATCTCCCAGGCCCTCTCCGTGGGCGTGCGGGCCATCGACGGGCTGCTCACCTGCGCGAAGGGGCAGCGGATCGGCATCTTCGCCGGGAGCGGCGTCGGCAAGAGCACGCTTCTCGGCATGATGGCCCGGGGTACGTCGGCCGACGTGGTGGTGGTGGCCCTGGTGGGCGAGCGGGGCCGCGAGGTGCGCGACTTCATCGAGCGCGACCTGGAAGGGGCCATGGACCGGGCCGTCGTGGTGGCGGCCACGTCGGACCAGCCTGCCATGGTGCGGGTGAAGGCGGCGTTCGTGGCGACGGCCATCGCCGAGTTTTTCCGGGACCAGGGGCTGGACGTCCTGCTGATGATGGATTCCCTGACCCGGTTCTCCTACGCCCAGCGGGAGATCGGCCTGGCCGCCGGGGAACCCCCGGCGACGCGCGGCTACCCTCCCTCGGTCTTCGCCCTCCTGCCCCGGCTGCTGGAGCGGGCCGGCACGGCGGAGCGGGGCAGCATCACCGGCTTTTATACGGTGCTCGTGGACGGCGACGATCTCAACGAACCCATCGCCGACGCCAGCCGGGCCATCCTCGACGGCCACGTGGTGCTGTCCCGCTCGATCGCCGAGCGCCAGCACTACCCGGCCATCGACGTGCTGGCGAGCATCAGCCGCCTGATGGCCGAGGTGGCCGAGCCCTCGCACAAGGAGGCGGCCGCCCGGGTGCGGCGGCTCCTGGCCGCGTACCGGGACGTGGAGGACCTGGTGCACATCGGCGCCTACGTGAGAGGTTCTAACCCGGTCGCGGATCGGGCGCTGGACGCCCGGCCGGCCATCGACCGGTTCTTGCAGCAGGGTGTCTTCGAGCGCTCCTCGTTCCGGGAGACCGTGCAGGCGCTGGCCGACCTGGCCGCCTGGTACGGAGTCGAGCCATGA
- a CDS encoding flagellar export protein FliJ yields the protein MKRFRFRMERILRLRRQSLDVERTKMAEALRLEQAAQQAYAAGEERRVRYLAALSESVAASAPGSGVEGAVLAERLGVLAELSRRRAYWDVQRVEARRQVEKQRAMVVEAHRAVRVLELLRDRRRAEYLRQLERDEQALLDEAGSQGFVRRRGNGYGR from the coding sequence ATGAAGCGCTTCCGCTTCCGCATGGAGCGCATCCTGCGACTGCGCCGGCAGAGCCTCGACGTGGAGCGCACGAAGATGGCCGAGGCGCTGCGGCTGGAGCAGGCGGCCCAGCAGGCGTACGCGGCGGGCGAGGAGCGCAGGGTGCGATACCTCGCGGCCCTGAGCGAGTCGGTGGCGGCGAGCGCGCCGGGCAGTGGGGTCGAGGGCGCCGTTCTGGCGGAGCGCCTGGGGGTGCTGGCGGAGCTCAGCCGGCGTCGGGCTTACTGGGACGTGCAGCGGGTGGAGGCCCGGCGCCAGGTGGAAAAGCAGCGGGCGATGGTGGTGGAGGCCCACCGGGCGGTGCGGGTGCTGGAACTCCTGAGAGACCGGCGCAGGGCCGAGTACCTACGGCAACTGGAGCGGGACGAGCAAGCCCTGCTCGACGAGGCCGGGTCGCAGGGGTTCGTGCGGCGTCGGGGCAACGGGTATGGGAGGTGA
- a CDS encoding MotE family protein has protein sequence MRQLWWSLIALIASVALGVWVLSVAGVLDLGGAVAAQLRRLPGVADYITAYQKGVNLEKSQAAARQEMAAREKALEERARQLDAMAKELDKRKLELDARQQALDQREAQLTAREQSLTGAADRERYYRELVEAVAQMRPEQAAPVIEQLDLELARRLLGSMEPRQAGAILGKLDPKVASRILEAVSQLSPTTQAGRR, from the coding sequence GTGCGCCAGCTCTGGTGGTCGCTCATCGCCCTCATCGCTTCGGTGGCGCTCGGCGTCTGGGTGCTCAGCGTGGCAGGCGTGCTGGACCTGGGCGGGGCCGTGGCCGCACAGCTACGGCGGCTGCCCGGCGTTGCCGATTACATTACTGCCTACCAGAAGGGGGTGAACTTGGAGAAGTCGCAGGCGGCGGCCCGCCAGGAGATGGCCGCGCGGGAAAAGGCGCTGGAGGAGCGTGCCCGCCAGCTGGACGCCATGGCCAAGGAGCTCGACAAGCGCAAGCTCGAGCTCGATGCTCGCCAGCAGGCCCTGGACCAGCGGGAGGCGCAGCTTACGGCTCGGGAGCAGTCTCTGACGGGCGCGGCCGACCGGGAGCGCTACTACCGGGAGCTCGTCGAGGCCGTGGCGCAGATGAGGCCGGAGCAGGCTGCTCCGGTCATCGAGCAGCTCGACCTGGAGCTGGCGCGCCGGCTGCTCGGCTCGATGGAGCCGCGGCAAGCCGGGGCCATTCTCGGCAAGCTCGACCCCAAGGTGGCCTCCCGCATCCTCGAAGCGGTGAGCCAATTGTCCCCGACGACCCAAGCGGGAAGGAGGTGA
- a CDS encoding flagellar hook-length control protein FliK yields the protein MTTAATGLVAAPATGAPRASVKPSPPGKPAATRGGAGVDGSPDDFETALERARQEGAGSSPATTGATSRAQGSGRTLEHRPGQAEGAAGGPAGQPEGEEASDAGGETPALEGVLPGLAWSGVQALAVSGGPAPGMAFPGETAEGVAAGAGSGASGTDLVWGLAVVSGVANVQAPGGQPAGTVPAGLTGTPTPIGSEGVAGALGPEVPGSAVRGGEIPAVPADGERPGGGPGAQGTGAYPVQEAIPAGARVPGAGQAQGTASRVLPAGTVTGGTGGPYPAAAPGGGTGGMSEGGRMSESGPPGVTGPQLFRDLEKATARAAWGHEGGPEPGTGPGQVLHPAGGTAAAGGDATSGPALDEGEGAPAAGSGDFPGPAGDVLPDGEGAPAVSGASETLYTLRPETLRRVSQDAAASPGRAATGHPGAPSPDPEPAAVPGAGAQTTQATAPAQPGHPATGQGGPEAGRERGHRPGAAGDAPERPGTPVAPAGHGSGMLSDAAGERTTVLSPVDPSSPPDSAPAPHRPAEGPAAARAVAEQVARWIEQAGRPLDVRRVEVLSARLGPDGGDVRLQVYPPELGRIDLHLTTDHGRLTVHVLARHPETGQLLQQQAGALEEALQQAGLQLAGFSVEVGQHFSQGSPGTWGADTRAVPAGWVFAEVSPDGHELAAAGRPAWVRLGMAAVDVRV from the coding sequence ATGACGACGGCAGCAACAGGACTGGTCGCGGCGCCGGCAACCGGGGCCCCCAGGGCCTCGGTCAAGCCGTCGCCGCCGGGCAAGCCGGCGGCGACGAGAGGCGGTGCGGGGGTCGACGGGAGCCCGGACGACTTCGAGACAGCCCTCGAGCGGGCTCGCCAGGAGGGCGCCGGCTCCTCCCCGGCCACGACGGGTGCGACCTCCCGGGCGCAAGGCTCGGGGCGCACCCTGGAGCACCGGCCCGGCCAGGCGGAAGGGGCTGCCGGGGGCCCGGCGGGCCAGCCGGAGGGGGAAGAGGCCTCCGATGCCGGCGGCGAGACCCCCGCGCTCGAAGGCGTACTGCCGGGGCTCGCCTGGTCGGGCGTGCAGGCCCTGGCAGTTTCGGGCGGGCCCGCGCCAGGGATGGCCTTCCCCGGCGAAACCGCGGAAGGTGTGGCGGCGGGCGCGGGGTCAGGCGCTTCGGGCACTGACCTCGTATGGGGCCTGGCGGTCGTCTCCGGCGTGGCGAACGTCCAGGCGCCGGGCGGGCAGCCGGCCGGCACCGTACCGGCCGGGCTTACCGGGACCCCCACGCCAATCGGCTCGGAAGGGGTAGCAGGCGCGTTGGGCCCCGAAGTCCCGGGTAGCGCAGTCCGGGGCGGAGAGATACCGGCCGTACCGGCGGACGGGGAGAGACCCGGCGGCGGGCCTGGAGCACAGGGCACGGGCGCGTATCCCGTGCAGGAAGCAATCCCGGCAGGGGCCCGCGTGCCGGGGGCCGGGCAAGCCCAGGGGACCGCCTCCCGGGTCCTGCCCGCCGGCACCGTCACCGGCGGGACGGGCGGGCCCTACCCGGCGGCCGCGCCGGGCGGCGGCACCGGGGGCATGTCCGAGGGAGGGCGGATGAGCGAGTCGGGGCCGCCCGGTGTCACCGGACCCCAGCTCTTCCGCGACCTCGAGAAGGCTACGGCTCGGGCAGCGTGGGGTCATGAGGGTGGCCCGGAGCCGGGAACCGGTCCCGGGCAGGTGCTCCATCCGGCCGGCGGTACGGCGGCTGCGGGCGGCGACGCGACGTCCGGGCCGGCCCTCGACGAGGGCGAGGGTGCTCCGGCGGCTGGCTCCGGGGACTTTCCGGGGCCTGCCGGGGACGTCCTCCCGGATGGAGAGGGTGCGCCGGCTGTTTCCGGCGCCTCGGAGACCCTCTACACCCTCCGCCCCGAGACGCTGCGCCGGGTCTCCCAGGACGCGGCAGCCTCCCCAGGGCGAGCCGCTACCGGCCATCCTGGGGCCCCGTCACCGGACCCGGAGCCGGCAGCAGTACCCGGAGCCGGTGCACAAACCACCCAGGCCACGGCACCGGCCCAACCGGGCCACCCGGCAACCGGCCAGGGCGGACCGGAGGCCGGGCGTGAGCGCGGCCACCGACCCGGCGCCGCCGGGGACGCCCCGGAGCGTCCCGGAACGCCGGTGGCTCCGGCAGGGCACGGGTCGGGCATGCTCTCCGATGCTGCGGGGGAGCGCACCACCGTGCTTTCACCCGTGGATCCGTCATCGCCCCCCGACTCTGCGCCGGCGCCCCACCGGCCCGCCGAAGGGCCGGCGGCAGCCCGTGCCGTGGCCGAACAGGTGGCCCGGTGGATCGAGCAGGCGGGCCGGCCGCTCGACGTGCGCAGGGTGGAGGTGCTCTCGGCGCGGCTGGGCCCGGACGGCGGCGACGTCCGGCTCCAGGTCTACCCGCCCGAGCTGGGACGGATCGATCTCCACCTCACCACCGACCACGGGCGCCTGACCGTCCACGTCCTGGCCCGCCATCCGGAAACGGGCCAGCTGCTCCAGCAGCAGGCGGGCGCGCTGGAGGAGGCCCTGCAGCAGGCGGGGCTCCAACTGGCGGGGTTCTCGGTGGAGGTCGGCCAGCACTTCTCGCAGGGTTCCCCGGGCACCTGGGGGGCCGATACCCGGGCAGTCCCGGCGGGCTGGGTGTTCGCCGAGGTCTCGCCCGACGGGCACGAACTGGCCGCTGCCGGCCGCCCGGCATGGGTGCGGCTCGGCATGGCGGCGGTGGACGTGAGGGTATGA
- a CDS encoding flagellar hook capping FlgD N-terminal domain-containing protein — MSTAVDGTSTYGVAAKTASSWLSQGQEVSTDDFLKLLTLQLKYQNPLEPMKETEFVTQLAQFSQLEAERGIHALTARLVETQMLSQAAELLGRTVLLRPPDSDEFVQGVVEKVKVVDGMPRLVVGGQEYPLSDVAEVVK, encoded by the coding sequence TTGAGTACGGCCGTTGACGGGACGAGCACATACGGGGTTGCGGCAAAGACCGCGTCGTCGTGGCTCTCGCAGGGCCAGGAGGTCAGCACGGACGACTTCCTCAAGCTCCTGACGCTGCAGCTCAAGTACCAGAACCCCCTGGAACCCATGAAGGAGACGGAGTTCGTCACGCAGCTCGCGCAGTTCAGCCAGCTCGAGGCCGAGCGGGGGATCCACGCGCTGACGGCGCGCCTGGTCGAGACCCAGATGCTCTCGCAGGCGGCCGAGCTGCTGGGGCGCACGGTGCTCCTGCGGCCGCCGGACTCGGATGAGTTCGTGCAAGGCGTCGTGGAGAAGGTCAAGGTGGTCGACGGCATGCCCCGCCTCGTGGTGGGCGGCCAGGAGTATCCCCTCTCCGACGTGGCAGAGGTCGTGAAGTGA
- a CDS encoding TIGR02530 family flagellar biosynthesis protein: MVGPQGIGANGNARPVQPAGRPRPAPPALPTGARGGSFQQILGEAIARREGLRFSAHAQRRLAERRIALTPERRERLEEGVARAEAKGAREAVVMIDRLAFVVSVKNRTVITVVDEPQLKENVFTNIDSVVFG; this comes from the coding sequence ATGGTGGGGCCACAGGGCATCGGAGCCAACGGCAACGCTCGCCCGGTGCAACCGGCCGGACGACCCCGGCCGGCGCCGCCGGCGCTGCCGACCGGGGCGAGGGGCGGGTCGTTCCAGCAGATCCTGGGCGAGGCCATCGCTCGCCGGGAAGGCTTACGCTTCTCCGCCCACGCGCAGCGGCGGCTGGCCGAGCGCCGGATCGCCCTCACGCCGGAGCGGCGGGAGCGCCTGGAGGAGGGCGTGGCCCGGGCCGAGGCCAAGGGGGCCCGGGAAGCGGTGGTGATGATCGACCGGCTGGCGTTCGTGGTGAGCGTCAAAAACCGGACGGTCATCACGGTGGTCGACGAACCGCAACTCAAGGAGAACGTGTTCACCAACATCGACAGCGTCGTGTTCGGTTGA
- a CDS encoding flagellar hook protein FlgE, whose product MLRSLFSGVSGMRTHQLDMDVIADNIANVNTTGFKASRMTFKEVYSQLLKGARAPLGNMGGVNPVQVGLGVTTGSTDTLFTQGAPQATGRDTDLSINGNGFFVLTDGTNRYYTRAGNFTVDSNGSLVYTNGMKVLGWNAKTGVAGAWVIDTNADAEPIDLSRVTSMPPKRTENVSLGGNLSSDPNAPAQVIRSLDIFDSLGAVHTLQLTFDRQANTNDWDVSASLDGAPSTVSPGSITFDDSGVPDPPAAPLTVNLAVGWTLSVGWNGMTSNAAESSPSVLTRDGYAPGSLVRFTIDDLGVIKGVFSNDMTMDLARIALATFPNQEGLVKQSDTLFTESGNSGPANVDAPGVGNRGLLIPGFLEMSNVDLSQEFTNLILAQRGFQANSRVITTSDEMLQELMTLKR is encoded by the coding sequence ATGTTACGGTCCCTTTTCTCGGGCGTGTCGGGCATGCGCACGCACCAGCTCGACATGGACGTGATCGCCGATAACATCGCCAACGTCAACACGACGGGCTTCAAGGCGAGCAGGATGACGTTCAAGGAGGTGTACAGCCAGCTCCTCAAGGGGGCGCGTGCGCCTCTCGGCAACATGGGGGGTGTCAACCCGGTACAGGTGGGCCTGGGCGTGACGACCGGGTCGACGGATACGCTGTTTACCCAGGGCGCTCCCCAGGCGACCGGGCGGGACACCGACCTCTCCATCAACGGCAACGGCTTTTTCGTGCTGACGGACGGCACCAACCGGTACTACACGCGGGCCGGAAACTTCACCGTGGACAGCAACGGCAGCCTCGTCTACACCAACGGCATGAAGGTACTCGGGTGGAACGCCAAGACCGGTGTAGCAGGTGCCTGGGTCATCGACACCAACGCGGACGCTGAACCCATCGACCTCTCCAGGGTGACGTCAATGCCGCCGAAACGAACGGAGAACGTGAGCCTCGGAGGGAATCTGAGCAGCGACCCCAATGCACCTGCTCAAGTCATCCGGTCCCTGGATATCTTCGATTCCCTGGGTGCAGTACACACCTTGCAGCTCACGTTCGATAGGCAAGCGAATACCAATGACTGGGATGTCTCGGCATCACTTGATGGTGCTCCGTCGACCGTGTCCCCCGGGAGTATCACCTTCGATGATTCAGGGGTACCGGACCCGCCTGCCGCCCCGCTGACAGTCAACCTTGCTGTGGGTTGGACTTTGTCGGTTGGCTGGAATGGCATGACGAGTAACGCCGCCGAGAGCAGCCCCAGCGTGCTCACGCGGGACGGGTATGCGCCGGGTTCGCTGGTGCGCTTCACCATCGACGACCTGGGCGTGATCAAAGGGGTCTTCTCCAACGACATGACCATGGATCTGGCACGCATCGCGCTGGCGACGTTCCCCAACCAGGAGGGGCTCGTGAAGCAGTCGGACACGCTGTTCACCGAGTCCGGCAACAGCGGCCCGGCCAACGTCGACGCCCCGGGCGTGGGCAACCGAGGGTTGCTGATCCCGGGCTTCCTCGAGATGTCCAACGTGGACCTGTCGCAGGAGTTCACCAACCTGATCCTCGCCCAGCGAGGGTTCCAGGCCAACTCCCGGGTCATCACCACGTCGGACGAGATGCTCCAGGAGCTCATGACGTTGAAGCGCTAA
- a CDS encoding flagellar FlbD family protein has product MIKVHRLDGKEFVVNADLIETVEKTPDTVISLATGRKHVVAESVDEVIRLVVEFNRQRMRPETLSAGERPSVGRGAVAGQASQSERLEPERK; this is encoded by the coding sequence ATGATCAAAGTCCACCGGCTCGACGGCAAGGAGTTCGTCGTCAATGCCGACCTCATCGAAACGGTCGAAAAGACGCCGGACACGGTCATCTCGCTCGCCACGGGGCGCAAGCACGTGGTGGCCGAGAGCGTGGACGAGGTGATCCGGTTGGTGGTGGAGTTCAACCGGCAGCGGATGCGCCCCGAGACCCTCTCCGCCGGCGAACGACCCTCCGTCGGACGGGGCGCCGTCGCAGGGCAGGCCTCCCAGAGCGAGCGCCTCGAACCCGAGCGGAAGTAG